A genomic segment from Octopus sinensis linkage group LG4, ASM634580v1, whole genome shotgun sequence encodes:
- the LOC115210745 gene encoding histamine H2 receptor-like, translating into MRPDYFEIDWDVPIDFNWTLDYQVEETKVTVNLAEAVGSFILAGCVVLFNGLLLLAILLQCTKTKLTTIQILIANNATIDLLQGVLINPFHGYQAFSEWKLSRIWCEIWSTLEPTVFVVSALCLLCVNIDRLMYVSNPEKYTKHLNVNMAVVLTAAPWILGFSVIPPLYILGEDTSFLKPPKAPLCILIPKQEVIRTIFTLCSIIGTAILVIFLVIFCLVSRSQGIRSYGLVKDIDGNSIRNKIMALCSVNVFFFILRFPWIYSPHIIQVVCENIECDKHKLDVAHALLMWISHCGFAINPLAWTVDRDIRNAYSNLFLCKACFQTPSETRRNVRQARNCKNEHSNAVGYRYSKSLPLDIEASPTINGGVGHLRAETYEMTN; encoded by the coding sequence ATGAGACCAGACTACTTCGAGATTGACTGGGATGTACCAATCGATTTCAACTGGACTCTCGATTACCAAGTAGAGGAAACCAAAGTTACAGTCAATTTAGCCGAAGCTGTTGGGTCATTCATCTTGGCCGGATGCGTAGTTCTTTTCAATGGTTTGCTGTTACTAGCAATTCTCTTGCAATGCACCAAAACTAAATTGACAACAATACAAATTCTAATTGCCAACAATGCCACGATTGATCTCCTGCAAGGTGTTCTAATTAATCCATTTCACGGATACCAAGCATTCTCTGAATGGAAGCTCTCACGAATATGGTGCGAGATCTGGTCTACACTGGAACCAACAGTCTTCGTTGTTTCTGCACTGTGCCTCTTATGTGTCAATATCGATCGTCTAATGTATGTATCAAACCCAGAGAAATATACTAAACATTTGAATGTCAACATGGCAGTGGTTTTAACTGCAGCTCCTTGGATTCTGGGATTTTCTGTCATCCCACCCCTTTACATACTGGGAGAGGATACTAGCTTTCTGAAACCACCAAAAGCACCGCTTTGTATTCTTATCCCCAAACAAGAAGTCATCCGAACGATTTTCACTTTGTGTTCAATAATTGGCACCGCAATCCTAGTCATATTCTTAGTCATTTTCTGTCTAGTTTCTCGCTCACAAGGAATTCGATCGTATGGATTAGTGAAGGACATTGATGGTAATTCCATACGAAACAAAATAATGGCTCTGTGTTCagtgaatgtctttttttttatattacgttTTCCCTGGATCTATAGCCCACATATAATCCAAGTAGTTTGTGAaaacatagagtgtgacaagcaTAAATTAGATGTTGCACATGCTCTCCTTATGTGGATATCACACTGTGGTTTTGCCATTAACCCTTTGGCCTGGACTGTTGATAGAGATATACGTAATGCCTATAGCAATCTCTTTTTATGCAAAGCATGTTTTCAAACGCCATCTGAAACGAGGCGTAATGTGCGTCAAGCCAGAAATTGCAAAAATGAGCATTCGAATGCCGTTGGTTATCGATACAGTAAGTCGTTGCCGCTAGATATAGAAGCTAGTCCGACTATTAACGGAGGGGTCGGACATCTTAGAGCAGAGACATATGAAATGACCAACTGA